Proteins from a genomic interval of Oceanispirochaeta crateris:
- a CDS encoding flagellar filament outer layer protein FlaA, which yields MRRSCLLISGLMVLLTLSTGFLFADEKTLKLESIVVESFDGPGVSTYADGSAVNWQVRGSKFSTEDFPKMTYVANEWPDDLFGPNPENADELQVIGVNTRFDRMGYNQVEIIPGVGEGDNWVAKPLDLPGRIKTVDLWVWGSNFKYSIEMHFIDYEGLAYRLDLIQSDYKRNPGSLNFTGWKNMYTDIPNYIRQSVVYKPEHKGLRMTKIVIYTHPSEKVDNFYVYLDNLKVLTDRHESFYDGFGLTAPDRIAEIWGEENGGGE from the coding sequence ATGAGACGTAGCTGCCTGTTGATTTCAGGCTTAATGGTGCTGTTGACTCTTAGTACAGGTTTCCTGTTCGCTGATGAGAAAACTCTCAAGCTGGAATCTATTGTTGTTGAAAGTTTTGATGGTCCAGGTGTTTCTACGTATGCCGATGGGTCTGCTGTTAATTGGCAGGTGAGGGGAAGTAAATTCTCAACAGAGGATTTTCCTAAAATGACCTATGTAGCAAACGAATGGCCTGATGACCTTTTCGGACCCAATCCTGAAAATGCCGATGAGCTTCAGGTAATTGGTGTAAATACCAGATTTGATAGAATGGGATATAATCAGGTTGAGATTATCCCCGGTGTTGGAGAAGGTGATAACTGGGTTGCAAAACCTTTGGACTTGCCCGGAAGAATTAAGACCGTGGATCTTTGGGTCTGGGGTTCAAATTTCAAGTACAGCATTGAAATGCATTTTATCGACTATGAAGGATTGGCCTACAGATTAGATCTGATTCAGTCTGATTACAAAAGAAATCCTGGAAGTCTAAACTTTACCGGTTGGAAGAATATGTACACTGATATACCCAATTATATCAGACAGTCTGTTGTTTATAAGCCTGAGCATAAGGGCTTGAGAATGACTAAGATTGTTATTTATACACACCCTTCTGAAAAAGTAGACAATTTCTATGTTTATCTTGATAATCTTAAAGTCCTGACTGACAGACATGAAAGCTTTTACGATGGTTTTGGTTTGACTGCACCCGATAGGATTGCCGAAATCTGGGGTGAAGAGAACGGTGGAGGAGAATAA